TTGAGCTGGCCTTCGATCTGCTGCACGCGTGCTTCATTGAAGGGCTCCCCAGGAGTCTGGGCGATGAGGCCGCGCATCTGCTTTTCCAGCTCCACAGGGCCGCCGGCAAAGTCCACGCTGCCGAAGGTGAAGCGCGGGCCAGGTTTCACCTCCATGGTGATGTCGCGCAGGCCGTCGCTGCCGGTGGCGGCTTCAGGTGTCAAAACAACTTCTGCCTGGAGGTAACCTTCCGCACGAAGACGGCGCTGCACCAGTCCGGTGCCGCTCTGAAGTTCGCTCTCCACCCAGACGGGGTTGGTTTTATCGGCGCCCTCCTTTTCAATGCTGGGGCGCAGCAAGAATTTACGCAGTTCTTCCTCAGGTACGATTAGGTCGCCGCGCCAAGTGATTTTCCCCACGCGGGTCTGCTGGCCGGACAAGATGGTGAGGGTGATGGTATCGCCCTTGAGATCCCAGCGAACTTCCGCCTGCGGCCAGCCTTCGCGAATGAAATGCTGACGGGTGAAAAAGGCCAGGTCATCTGCCAGGGGCTCGCTGGGGCTGCTGCTGCCGGACAGGGTGAGCTGATCCTTCAGCATCGTGTCCAGGCTGTCCCAAGTCACAGCATCCGTGCCGGAAACGGTGACGGTGACGCCGCCCTCGCGGAGGGTATGCACGGAGTCTGATTCCTGGGCCGCCACCGAGACAGCCACGCAGCAGAGCAGGGACACCGAGAGGCAGCGGAGCCTGTCTCTGAGGGAAGATGGGCACCGGGCCCGCTTTGCTGCATCCTCACTGCACATGCTGTGGCGTGTCGCCCTTGAACGTGCCTTTGTCAATCTGACCCAGCATGTCAATGAAGGCATCTTCGAGCTTGCGCTCTTCGCGGTGGAAGTCGGTAACCTGGAGACCATCGGTTATCATTCGGCGCAGGACCCCTGCCAGCGTGCCTTCATCTACCGATTGTACACGGAGCCGCGCGCCACGTTTGGTTTCTTCCACCACCTCGATCATGGGCGCAGTCAGGGCCCATTGCACGAGTTTGGCAGGGTCTCCGACCACTTGCACATAGACCAATGTCTCCGCCACAGCAGCGGTGCCACGGGTCATGGACTCGGCATCGCCATGGTGAACGATGCGGCCTTTGTCAATGAACAGGAGGCTGTCACACATTTCCCCCAGCTCGCTGAGGATGTGGGAGCTAATGAGGATGGTCTTGCCCTCCTCCGCCAGGATGCGGATGAGCTGCTTCAGCTCCACCCGAGCCTTGGGGTCCAGCCCGGCGGCGGGCTCGTCCATGATGAGAATCTGCGGATCGTGCAAAAGAGCACGTCCCAGGCACAGGCGCTGGGTCTGGCCCTTGGACATCTTGTTGCTCATGCGATCTGCCAGGGGCGTGAGGTCGGTGAAATCCATCACCTCCTGGATGCGCTTCAGCCGCTCCTGCCCTTTGTAACCGAGTGCGCGGGCGTAGAAATCCAGGTACTCCAGCACGGTCATGTGCTCATAGGTGCCAAAGCTGTCCGGCATCCAGCCTAACAAACGACGCACTTTGGCCGGGTAATGGACGACATTGTGGCCACCGATTTTCACCGTGCCCTCATTCGGGTAA
This is a stretch of genomic DNA from Prosthecobacter algae. It encodes these proteins:
- a CDS encoding ABC transporter ATP-binding protein, with protein sequence MHQPASHVPEMDLSQPAIVVDNLQRSFGKLQAVQGVSFSIGHGKVVGFVGANGAGKTTTMRILATLDYPNEGTVKIGGHNVVHYPAKVRRLLGWMPDSFGTYEHMTVLEYLDFYARALGYKGQERLKRIQEVMDFTDLTPLADRMSNKMSKGQTQRLCLGRALLHDPQILIMDEPAAGLDPKARVELKQLIRILAEEGKTILISSHILSELGEMCDSLLFIDKGRIVHHGDAESMTRGTAAVAETLVYVQVVGDPAKLVQWALTAPMIEVVEETKRGARLRVQSVDEGTLAGVLRRMITDGLQVTDFHREERKLEDAFIDMLGQIDKGTFKGDTPQHVQ